Proteins from a genomic interval of Streptomyces sp. NBC_00820:
- a CDS encoding GNAT family N-acetyltransferase has product MTGNDIEIRDDRAAGRLEAVGDGGDVFGHIEYFVLESPARALVPVHTIVEPAHEGQGIAGALARELYAIAAREGVPVAPLCPYVVKWAERHPEVAPPADPELLEAAKDWLRAHPGRF; this is encoded by the coding sequence ATGACCGGGAACGACATCGAGATCCGTGACGACCGGGCGGCAGGCCGCCTGGAGGCCGTCGGTGACGGCGGCGACGTCTTCGGGCACATCGAGTACTTCGTCCTCGAGTCACCCGCGCGCGCCCTGGTCCCCGTGCACACGATCGTGGAGCCGGCCCATGAGGGCCAGGGCATCGCCGGTGCCCTGGCGCGGGAGCTGTACGCCATCGCGGCACGCGAGGGTGTCCCCGTCGCCCCGCTCTGCCCGTACGTCGTCAAGTGGGCCGAGCGCCACCCCGAGGTGGCCCCGCCCGCCGACCCGGAACTGCTCGAAGCCGCGAAGGACTGGCTGCGGGCGCATCCCGGCCGGTTCTGA
- a CDS encoding sigma-70 family RNA polymerase sigma factor, whose amino-acid sequence MSVPPKCVLGQAETGVRHDELVDFEPYRGELLAFCYRMLGSFHEAEDVVQETLLRAWKARERYDPARASVRTWLYRIATNACLTALEGRGRRPLPSGLGAPSDDPEAPLAPALDVPWMEPFPDARFDVQARADLRLAWVAAVQAVPARQRAVLVLREVLEFTAAEVAEQLGTTVTAVNSTLQRARATLAGVGDLDAVCEPDDPEVRAVVQRYVRAFEAADVPALVRLLADDAVLEMPPVPLWYRRRSDYGLFLARVFRTRGTGWVMRQLTANGQPMLAAYAPEPGGGHRLHTLQVLTITGGQVTHNVVFADPRVFDAFKLPLQIFVDDFPQER is encoded by the coding sequence CTGTCAGTTCCGCCGAAGTGTGTTCTTGGGCAGGCCGAGACCGGCGTACGGCATGATGAGCTCGTGGATTTCGAGCCGTACCGGGGTGAGCTGCTGGCGTTCTGCTACCGGATGCTGGGTTCGTTTCACGAGGCCGAGGACGTGGTTCAGGAGACGTTGCTGCGTGCCTGGAAGGCCCGGGAGCGGTACGACCCGGCGCGCGCGTCGGTGCGGACGTGGCTGTATCGGATCGCAACCAACGCGTGCCTGACCGCGCTGGAAGGACGCGGTCGGCGCCCGCTGCCCTCCGGGCTGGGCGCGCCGAGCGACGATCCGGAGGCGCCGCTGGCGCCGGCGCTCGACGTCCCCTGGATGGAGCCGTTTCCCGACGCGCGGTTCGACGTGCAGGCGCGGGCCGACCTGCGCCTGGCGTGGGTGGCGGCGGTGCAGGCCGTTCCGGCGCGGCAGCGCGCCGTGCTGGTGCTGCGGGAAGTGCTGGAGTTCACCGCGGCCGAGGTCGCCGAACAGCTGGGAACCACGGTCACGGCGGTCAACAGCACGCTGCAACGCGCACGTGCCACCCTCGCGGGTGTGGGTGATCTCGATGCGGTGTGCGAACCGGACGATCCCGAGGTGCGGGCGGTGGTCCAGCGGTACGTGCGGGCGTTCGAGGCAGCCGACGTGCCCGCACTGGTGCGGCTGCTGGCCGACGACGCGGTCCTGGAGATGCCGCCGGTCCCGCTGTGGTACCGGCGCAGAAGCGACTACGGCCTGTTCCTGGCCCGAGTCTTCCGGACGCGCGGAACCGGCTGGGTCATGCGGCAGCTCACGGCGAACGGGCAGCCGATGCTCGCAGCGTACGCGCCGGAGCCCGGCGGCGGGCACCGGCTGCACACCCTCCAGGTGCTCACCATCACCGGCGGCCAGGTCACGCACAACGTCGTCTTCGCCGACCCGCGCGTCTTCGACGCCTTCAAGTTGCCGCTGCAGATTTTCGTCGACGATTTCCCGCAGGAGCGATGA
- a CDS encoding helix-turn-helix domain-containing protein, which translates to MKWNLRMTAAKRDIWKSSELQRMLADAGLVISAGKMSNLWAGQPVTIRLDDLDVICEVLQCEPSDLLVREPEKARAKRPEQAESTAAIRPAVGENRRRSGGGPASRNLMPPL; encoded by the coding sequence ATGAAGTGGAACCTACGGATGACCGCGGCGAAGCGGGACATCTGGAAGTCCTCCGAACTCCAGCGCATGCTGGCCGACGCGGGCTTGGTGATCAGCGCCGGCAAGATGTCCAACCTGTGGGCCGGACAGCCGGTGACCATCCGCCTGGACGATCTCGACGTGATCTGCGAGGTGCTGCAATGTGAGCCCAGCGATCTGCTTGTCCGTGAGCCTGAGAAGGCCCGCGCGAAACGACCGGAGCAGGCTGAAAGCACGGCGGCCATCCGTCCCGCTGTTGGCGAGAACCGTCGTCGGAGCGGCGGAGGCCCGGCCTCCCGCAACTTGATGCCGCCGCTGTGA
- the panD gene encoding aspartate 1-decarboxylase → MFRTMFKSKIHRATVTQADLHYVGSVTIDADLLDGADLLPGELVHIVDITNGSRLETYVIEGERGSGVIGINGAAAHLVQPGDLVIIISYAQVSDAEAREMRPKVVHVDGDNRIVALGADPSEPVPGSDQERSPQAVSA, encoded by the coding sequence ATGTTCCGTACTATGTTCAAGTCCAAGATCCACCGCGCCACCGTCACCCAGGCCGACCTGCACTACGTGGGGTCCGTCACCATCGACGCCGATCTGTTGGACGGCGCCGATCTGCTGCCCGGTGAGCTGGTGCACATCGTGGACATCACCAATGGGTCCCGCCTGGAGACGTACGTCATCGAGGGGGAGCGCGGGTCCGGAGTGATCGGGATCAACGGGGCGGCCGCCCATCTCGTACAGCCCGGGGACCTGGTGATCATCATCAGCTACGCTCAGGTCAGCGATGCCGAGGCGCGGGAGATGCGGCCGAAGGTCGTGCACGTCGACGGCGACAACAGGATCGTCGCCCTCGGTGCCGACCCGTCCGAGCCGGTGCCCGGTTCGGACCAGGAGCGCAGCCCGCAGGCCGTCTCGGCCTGA
- a CDS encoding tyrosine-type recombinase/integrase, giving the protein MSLAIVRDMHPELRLTTPEEVAAFEQDLLSEFVLARASAGTSDGTVAGDVSVIVEVRSWFTRPLWEMEPRDLDRFFGRHQQGLAHATKVHKAHSLSVYFEFLELRHKPAIHRATGYVVESPLDEINRPRGSALSRLRIPPPLREVDHLFSAWRDEVPQARKPLSIVRSYTAMRLASLIGPRVSELCLANVDDIHWELGQFGKILLRGKGRRGKKKERLVPLINGSRSLLEWWVDGPRWQYDDRVDEPQAPLFPSERRAADGSSLRVDTDTLRLHLKRMVAQHLPSQAGKLTPHTLRHFAASELYRQGMDVVAIQELLGHKWINTTMIYVHVNQTHVEDAWVRAGERGRARFGGAS; this is encoded by the coding sequence GTGTCCCTGGCGATCGTGCGAGACATGCATCCGGAACTGCGCTTGACGACGCCGGAGGAGGTCGCGGCCTTCGAGCAGGATCTGTTGTCTGAGTTCGTGCTCGCCCGCGCTTCGGCCGGCACCAGCGACGGGACGGTCGCCGGCGATGTCAGCGTGATCGTCGAAGTACGTTCATGGTTCACGCGCCCGCTGTGGGAGATGGAACCTCGCGATCTGGACCGGTTCTTCGGTCGACATCAACAGGGCCTGGCTCATGCCACGAAGGTTCACAAGGCGCACTCTCTCAGCGTGTACTTCGAGTTCCTTGAACTACGGCACAAGCCCGCCATCCACAGGGCAACCGGCTATGTCGTCGAGTCGCCGTTGGATGAGATCAACCGGCCCCGTGGATCGGCCCTGTCCCGGTTGCGGATTCCGCCGCCGCTCAGGGAGGTCGACCATCTGTTCTCGGCTTGGCGTGACGAGGTGCCGCAGGCGCGTAAACCGTTGTCGATCGTCCGGAGTTACACCGCGATGAGGCTGGCGAGTCTGATAGGTCCCCGGGTCTCGGAGCTGTGCCTGGCGAACGTCGACGATATCCACTGGGAGCTCGGCCAGTTCGGGAAGATCCTTCTGCGGGGCAAGGGGAGGCGCGGCAAGAAGAAGGAACGGCTCGTTCCGCTGATCAACGGGAGCCGTTCGCTGTTGGAGTGGTGGGTCGACGGCCCCCGCTGGCAGTACGACGATCGGGTGGATGAGCCACAGGCGCCGTTGTTCCCCTCGGAGCGGCGGGCCGCAGACGGCTCGAGCCTGCGGGTGGATACAGATACGCTCCGCCTGCATCTGAAGAGGATGGTCGCCCAGCACCTCCCTTCCCAGGCAGGCAAGCTGACGCCGCATACGCTTCGGCACTTCGCTGCCTCGGAGCTCTACCGTCAGGGCATGGATGTGGTGGCGATCCAAGAGCTGCTTGGCCATAAGTGGATCAACACCACCATGATCTACGTACACGTCAACCAGACCCACGTCGAAGACGCGTGGGTCCGTGCCGGTGAGCGTGGACGGGCGCGATTCGGAGGAGCGTCATGA
- a CDS encoding helix-turn-helix domain-containing protein: protein MDAEPQISATKTCAALKSPPSHHTGEPILMDTSEVATMLNMSTSWVYREASKLGLKGYKLGRGKNAKVLYRRSQVFKWLEQQKVH, encoded by the coding sequence ATGGATGCGGAACCGCAAATATCCGCCACCAAAACTTGCGCCGCCCTCAAATCACCGCCGAGCCACCACACGGGTGAGCCCATCCTCATGGACACGTCCGAAGTGGCAACGATGCTCAATATGTCGACGAGCTGGGTCTACAGGGAAGCCTCGAAGTTGGGCCTGAAAGGCTACAAACTCGGCCGTGGAAAAAATGCCAAGGTTCTTTACAGGAGGAGTCAGGTCTTCAAATGGCTGGAGCAGCAGAAGGTCCATTAG
- a CDS encoding aspartate/glutamate racemase family protein, which translates to MLALLHTSPVHVPVFDALRRADHPGLELRHFVDEELLARARRDGPDAVTADVRDALLRAADAGAAAVLCTCSTIGAVAEAQAGTAGLPVLRVDRPMAAAAVAAGSRVVVLATVESTVAPTVALIEEEARAVGRAVSVRPLLVEGAWERFAAGDTDGCAQRVAAVADSVTEADAIVLAQASMTPAQDLTTTTIPILSSPRPGLAAAASAATRGCRLDQLGSAASGTAPRRVVGSAEYVRYAADPPLSEAPHRTPRPDPT; encoded by the coding sequence TTGCTTGCTCTCCTGCACACCTCACCCGTCCACGTCCCGGTCTTCGACGCACTGCGCCGAGCGGACCACCCGGGCCTGGAGCTACGGCACTTCGTCGACGAGGAGTTGCTGGCGCGCGCCCGGCGGGACGGCCCCGACGCGGTGACGGCCGACGTACGGGACGCGCTGCTGCGTGCCGCGGACGCCGGAGCCGCGGCCGTGCTCTGCACCTGCTCCACCATCGGCGCCGTCGCGGAGGCCCAGGCCGGCACGGCCGGTCTGCCGGTGCTGCGCGTCGACCGGCCCATGGCGGCCGCCGCCGTCGCGGCGGGCTCGCGCGTGGTCGTCCTCGCTACCGTCGAGAGCACGGTCGCCCCGACCGTCGCCCTGATCGAAGAGGAGGCGCGGGCCGTCGGGCGGGCCGTGTCCGTCCGTCCCCTCCTGGTCGAGGGGGCCTGGGAACGGTTCGCGGCCGGTGACACCGACGGGTGCGCACAGCGCGTCGCGGCCGTCGCCGACAGCGTCACCGAGGCCGACGCGATCGTCCTGGCCCAGGCCTCGATGACCCCGGCCCAGGACCTGACGACGACCACGATTCCCATACTCTCCAGCCCCCGTCCCGGACTGGCCGCGGCCGCCTCGGCGGCCACTAGGGGGTGTCGTTTGGATCAGCTCGGGTCCGCGGCGTCCGGCACGGCACCTCGCCGCGTTGTCGGGTCAGCCGAGTACGTCCGGTACGCGGCAGATCCTCCGCTTAGCGAGGCACCGCACCGGACGCCGCGGCCTGATCCGACCTGA